The genomic DNA TCTTTATATGGATTATGCTGAACACATCAACAATAGTTTATGTTGCATAAACTGCTCAGCTACATACATTTTAAGCATCTATTTACAGACGAGGACAAATAATAATGggtaaatatctttttttatattcgTTTTGGGCAAATAGATTGAAATCTCAACATTActttactattttgttttcttctttccctattcctttttctttagctgttcctcttctttttctttttgttttatcgtGAAAAGTACAAGTCTACAACAACTGATTAGTCCCTCCATCTCCTATTGTCTCCTTAGCTTCGTAAGACAAGTtacaaaagaattaaaaagaaaagctgAAGCTGCCATTTTTGACTTGAGAatcttcatttctttctttcttttctttgacttcAAAATCTTCTTCGATCcattcttcattcttcaacATCGTTTTCAAATCTTCAAGGTCTCTTTATTCTTTTCCCGGGCTTTGGCTCTTGAATGATATCCAACGGagacatatacatatatacggagagagagatattgtgtgtgtgtcaaagagaaaaagagagagtggGAGAGAGGTTATGGCTATTGACGTTTGTTGTTCGGAGGCCTCTGGTTCTGGAATTAGTCCAAGAATCTCTTTCTCTTACGATGTAGACTCAACGGACGACGGTGAAGTCAGATTAGACACAACACTTCTTGAATCAGGTTCAGATTTAGATTTCTGCTTTGGCTCGAGTTGTTCTGTTCAAGAAGTGTCTCCGGCTGATGAACTCTTCTTCGATGGCAAGATTCTTCCCGTACAGATCAAGAAAGATTTACCACAGGCAGTAACGTTCCGTGTTCAAAGATCAGCTTCTctctcgtcatcatcatcatcttcttcctcttcctcttcatcctcatcgAGAGCACCCGAAAAGAAGATGAGACTCAAAGAGCTTCTATTGAATCCTGAATCTGATTTCAACGACAAGCCAAGAGGACTGTTCTTGCAATTCAAGAGAAGCATAAGTCTCAACTACGACAAAGGCCGAAACAGCAAAGGGCTGATAAGATCCCTTCATTTCCTCTCACGCAGCAACTCCACTCCAAACCCTAACCTTAACTTGAACCCCAAGGAAACCCATCACACTCACAAGGCGCACAATCTTCCTAAACACACGTCTCCTTTAAGAAGATCATCTTCGCTCTCAGCTTCTTCAGTCCCTTATCACCTCAAGTCACAGGGCAGAAAGAGTTTCGGAAACGGAAACGGTGGGATTCGAGTCAGTCCGGTCCTGAACTTCCCACCGCCGGCGTTCATCTCAAACGTCGCCGACGGATTTTTCAGCATTGGATCTCTCTGTAGTGGTAAGACCAACACAAagacaaaattatgaaaacatcTTTTGGCATTTTGTGGCCGGAGGGGGAAAAAAAGTTCAAACAAGAAAtgtctttattatttatttatttttcttactgTTTGTATAATGTGGAATATTAATATAGACAGCACATGTGAAGATTAGACAGCATGTGGGTTTTGTCTGtaatttcaaaaaccaaaaaacaagaataatTGACAAACTAGGAAGCGTAGCAGAAGCATAGGTACACTTCGTTGATTGGATCTTTGTGGTAATAAGATTAGTTTTGTAAACACGTAAAtagaaaaagatatatgtaaagaaaaatGGATCGTCGTGGTGATAAAATTGATGATTAAAAAAGATACATGAAATCTTCGTGGTGATATGTCCATGCATATTCTTAGGTTGACTTTGACTGGCATTTTACGTCGTTCGAGAGGTCGCAATAGCAATAGAGCTGAGCTAGGCTCATTAGACTTGGGTACGGTAATTAGCCACGAGTCTCCATATGTATAGTATgtcattttgacatatttcaaaCGATGTATGTTTTTACCTaataaatg from Camelina sativa cultivar DH55 chromosome 7, Cs, whole genome shotgun sequence includes the following:
- the LOC104701454 gene encoding probable membrane-associated kinase regulator 1; translated protein: MAIDVCCSEASGSGISPRISFSYDVDSTDDGEVRLDTTLLESGSDLDFCFGSSCSVQEVSPADELFFDGKILPVQIKKDLPQAVTFRVQRSASLSSSSSSSSSSSSSSSRAPEKKMRLKELLLNPESDFNDKPRGLFLQFKRSISLNYDKGRNSKGLIRSLHFLSRSNSTPNPNLNLNPKETHHTHKAHNLPKHTSPLRRSSSLSASSVPYHLKSQGRKSFGNGNGGIRVSPVLNFPPPAFISNVADGFFSIGSLCSGKTNTKTKL